AGTTGAAGATAGCAAATAATGAAAGGGTAAACAGACTTACAAAAGTTGTATTAAAGGACGACAGTCTGTATTCGTTATTTATAGAATTAAAGTCTGAAGTTGAAAAAATAAAAGAAGAAAGCAAGGTTAATCTTGCGTTTATATTGAAATATGCTAATTTCTTTTCGAGAATGATTTTGGTAAATACCAATTTGTCAAAGGGAATTTTTCGGGAATATTTAGAGAGGCTGAACCATTATTTTCAAAGCGAGACATTTGCTGAAGAAGTTAATAGCCTTTTCTATGGAAAAGATATTTACAATCCTGATGTAATTGAGCATTATACGAATCGGATTTTTGATAAATTCTCTGGAATTTCAACGTATTTGGAAACTGAAAATTTAAAATGGGATTACATAAAACAAAAAGCTAACTCTAATCAAGCAAAAACTGTCTGTTTAATTGTAGAAAAGAAAAATTACGATGCTATAAATAATCAACTACTAAATGAAAGTATCAATACTATTCGTTTGATAAGTGATAAAAGAATAGACCATTCAAAACTTTATTTGGATAAATGGCTGAATGATGAACAAAATTCTCAAGACAAATTAGTCATTATCCCATATTTGAATAATATGGAACTATATACAAAGATTACATCTGTAAAAGGTTGTTGTGAAGTGCTTTGTTATGAAAATATAGATGAAATTTCATTTGACAATGTAGAACGGAGTTACCAAAGCCAAGAAAAGTTAAAATTAACACATAATGACAGAGCAAAATTTATAAAGACTAATTTCCGTTCAGATAGTCGAATTTAAAAAAAGAGATTTAGATGATGTTTTTACTTTCGATTTGAATGGTGAGAATTTTAAGAATAACCCTTACGAATATATTGATTTACCAAAGGAAAAGGCTTTTTATGAGGTTATGTTTGATGATGGAACAACAGAAAAATTTGAGTCATCAAAAGGAATTTTCCTGATTGAGAATGGGGGAGCAGATAAAAACTACGATTGGAGAACTATATGATAATTCTACCATTAGGTTCTATCAAAACAATAGCCCAAAAGAATTTAGGGAAATTTTAAAAATATTTGACACTGAAAACTTATTAGATTCATTTGATGAATATTCAATGAGTTGGAAGCAGACATTAATCAACCTATCATCAAAATTTGGGGGAATTGAGAATCTATACAATCGGATTTTCACAACTTATAAAATAAACTATAATACATTTCGATTATATTTTGATAAAAATTCTCAAACACGATTTCCAAGAGTGAAAACATTAGAAGCTATTCGAATATTTTGTTTGAATAATGGTTATACAGACGAGCTTATTGTAAGTGAATTTGAGAAGTTCAAAGTTTATTCAAAAAGAGACCATTCCATAAGACAACAAGCAGGAAAAATATTAGGTAACGATTTGTTGGATTATATTGCTTCGGATAAAACAGAAGTAAGTGATTCGTTGGGAAAATTATCCAAAAACATCCTGGATAAATTAACTGACACCATTCAAGAAAAAATTGTGATAAGAAAGACTTTATTAGATGAATAAATACATAGAAGAACCAAGATTAATATTCCGAGATACGATTCAAAAAAACTTGATTGGTCCCGGCTCCGATGTTTTTGTGTCAGACAGTGAAAACGAAATAATATCTGATTATCCATTAAGTAGATATTATTCAGGGATTTTGTTTCCTGAACGAGATACTGAAACTTCTATTGGTGAAAAAGAAATGATTGATGCTAATGCAGAAATAGAGGATGACAATCTTGAAGAGAATCTAATACTGTTAGACAAAGGTGAAGAAGATTTTGACGAAGATGTAGATATAAGCAAAAATGTAGAGCCTGAAAAAGAATATTCAGAAGCTAATCAGTACTTTCCGACAAATTTTGGGTTAACTTTTTGTGTCCCCAAAGATACAAAAAGTTTAAAAGTGGCTTTTAAGTACGCAAAGTATGAACAAATTAAACCTACAAATGCAGTAATAGAAATTGATGAAAAAGATTATAGATGGTTCGTAGAACATCCATATAATTATATTAACAGATATTTCAAGTATGAGAACGGACTAATGTCCTTAAACAAAGATGAGTTTGACAAAGGGGGATTGTCCGTTCGTAATTATAGGGATAGATTTAAGGAAGATGAGCGTCAAAGAGAATTGTTGGATAGCGTTGGATATAAAAAAGGAGAGCTATTGTTAGGGCGACTTTGGAAAAGAGTGCAACGAGAACCGATAGTTGTCGAACTAAATCTAACAGAAATTAATGCAGATGAATCAAAAGAATATCCATTGGACGAAAACCAAGAGGATAAATCGGTTATAACTTGTTATTACAAAAAGATTTATGAGACTCATTATGGTAAGTTCATAAAAATTCTTTTGGCAAACAGATTAAATCACCCGAAAAATAAATTTTCATTTGGTAATGAGTTACTAAATAAGAAAGCGATTTTTCAAGGTGAAATATCAATAACAGGAACTGAATTCCTACCATACAAACAACTCACAGAAACTAATCCATTTGACGAAGAATTAAACTTAATCAATTTTCAATACAGAGAAGAGCATTCTTTTGCTATTGGACACGGTTGTGCTGTTACTTGGAATAATGGTAAAACACCCACGGAATTAAAAACAACTTTTTTTGCCCGAAGTTGACATTAAAAATTACAGTAATGCCTTTAAAGACACTTTTCCAAAAGAGTTAAAGGAAATAACTGAATTAAAACAACTTTCGATTTGGACAGATTTAGATAAGTCTACCATTATCCAGAAATTAAAACTCTTTGCTCAAGAATATAAGAATTGGACAACAACAAAGCAGGAAACTACTATTGCAGAGGAAAATTACAGAAAATCTTTAAACACTGTTTTAGAAAAACAGAACAAAACTTATGATAGGCTAATCAAAAACATAGATTTTCTTAATTCAGATGAAATTGCTTTTAAATCTTTTTTGTTGGCAAATACAGCAATGTATATTCAGATGTTGATTTCCAATAAAGATTTGTTTGGTAAGAAGGGAATTGAGTTAAATGAGATTGATAGCAATTTGAATTATAATGATTTGTATTTCTTTAAAAATCATTCATTCAAACCAAATTACAGACCATTCCAATTAGCGTTTTTTCTTTTGAATCTTGAATCAACAATCAATGAAAATTCTAATGATAGAAATAATGTTGTCGATTTGCTTTGGTTTCCCACGGGGGGAGGTAAAACGGAAGCATATTTAGCAATTACAGCTTTCACGATGATTAGCAGAAGAATTTTACACGGCAAAGATTCAGAGGGGGTTTCTGTAATAATGCGATATACCTTGCGATTATTGGACAGCACAAACAATTTGAAAGAGCAACGAAATTGATTCTGTCATTGGATTTTTTGAGAAGAAATTTTAAATCAGATAATGATTACTTTTTTGGAAATGATAAAGTGTCAATCGGGATGTGGGTTGGAGCTTCTACCACACCAAACTCATACAAAGATGCTCAAAAAATATACAAAAAAGTCTTTGAAGAAATTACCAAACTAAATAATGGAAAAACTGGAGATTATCGCAAAGTCAATACGTTTCCTATAACAAACTGTTCTTGGTGTGGCTGTAACTCTGTTTCAAAAAATCAATTTGGGAAATATGATTTAGGTTACACAGCTACTGATAAATCATTTTCCACACATTGCCTTAATTCAGATTGTGCATTTAGTGAAGAGCTCCCTATTTACTTTGTAGATGATAAGATTTATCAACATCCACCTACATTGCTTTTTGCAACTGTAGATAAATTCGCAATGCTTTCACATAGAGAAGAAGGACATAAATTATTTAATTCCCAAGAAGAAAGTAAATTACCCCCTGATTTGATTATTCAGGATGAATTACATTTATTGAGCGGGCCTTTAGGTTCAATCACAGGTTTGTATGAATCCATCGTAGAAATGCTTTCAACAAAGGGAAACAGAAAGCCTAAAATTATCACATCAACAGCGACAACAAGAAATACGGAACAGCAAGTTGCCATGCTCTATGGTAACAGGGCATTGAATATATTTCCGCCAATGGGTGTAACGTATGATGATAATTTCTTTTCTTTTGTTTCCGATGATAGTAAAAGAAAACATATTGGTTTTATGCCAACAGGAAAAACAGCCCTAAATTCACAAATAAGGATTTTAGGTAATCTGCTTTTGTCTCGTATTGAGCTATTCAAGTATTATAGGGAAAAAGAGCAATTAACACGAGAGGATGCAATTGATAGAGAAAATAATTTTTGGACAATAGTTTCATTCTACAATAGTTTGCGTGATGTCGGAAAAGTTTATAACAAGGTTCCTGCGGAAATATCAGATTTCTTGAAACTGTTACATAACCGTTATCAGTTGAACAAACAGATTTATGGGTTCAATTATTTTGGGCTTTCCGGAAGAACGAAGGAATTAACGAGTAGAGTCGAAAGCAATTCTATCAAAAAACTCTTAAACGAATTGGAAGAACCATTTAATTTAGTTGTAAAGGATGAATGGAATTTTGTACAGAATACTGTTGATTTGGTTTTGGCTTCCAATATGTTTTCTGTAGGAATAGATATTGAACGATTGAATGTAATGTTAATGAATGGGCAACCTAAAAATGTAGCAGAATATATTCAGGCATCAAGTCGTGTGGGAAGAAAAGACAAAGGAATAGTTATCAATTTATTAGATGCCAACCGCTCAAGAGATAAATCCTATTTTGAAAACTATGTTCCATTTAACAACGCATACTACAAATTTGTTGAACCTTTAAGTGTTACACCATTTACAGAAATTGCTTTGGACAAAGTCTTAGCGAGTTTATTGGTTTGTTTTGTGAGACATAAGCAAGGTTTATACCTTGACAAAAGAGCGAAAGATTTGTTGGAAATTATGAAGACCTTAAGAAATTCATTTCAGATAGAATAAGAAATAAAAAGCAATTGGATTACGCTTTGGAAAAACTACAACTTTTAGTTGATAAATGGACTACAAAGGAAGGCGATTTGACTTATAAAATTCTGATTAAAAAGATGTCAGATTTAGATGATTGGAGTCTGATGATGTCAATGAGAGAAATAGACACAAATAGCATAGTAAAAATAATAAACAGATAATGGGGGCAATTTGAACAAATACAAACAAGAAAGGCTATTAGTTCTTATGGCGGTGTCGGTTCTATTATAGAAACAAGAGATGGCTCTATATTGATTGACAATTTTGATGAATGGCCATTTTTCCAAGTTGTGAATGGAAAGTTTGAAGAGCATAATTTTGTCATTGATAAAAGGTTTAAGAATCGTTTAAGTAAATATTTTCAAGAATTAGAGTATTTGATAAAAATTCCTGTTAATGATTTAAAACAAGGTTATCAACCTGAAAATCCATTTGCTTTTTTATCGGCTCAGTATTTCCCTGAATGGTTTTATTGCAATAATTGTCATCGTTTTGATAGAATTGACAATTGGAAACGAAATTGGGATAACAATGTAGAGAGTCACCATAAGACCACTAACACAGAACGAAGCTATTTTTATCCGCCAAAATGTTATTGTTGTTATGTAAATAACAGAGACAAAAAACGGAAATTTTTCAATTTGGAACAAGTAAGATTTATTTTAACCTCACCTAATGGGGAAATAGCAGATATTCCTTGGGATAAATGGGCGATGTTTTTGGATACAAAGAAGAAAGGAAATAAAGAAAAATCTGAAAATACAACGGACGAAGAAGAAATCATTACTCTTTCAAATGTTCAAGTTCCAGAAGATGTAATTTTTGAATATAAAACATCTGACAAATTAGATGATTTGAAAGGTATTTGGATAATAGCAAAAAGAAAAAATGGTGAACAAATAAGTTTTGCAACATTGTCAGGCTTATTCGATTTAAGGATAAAAATTCAAGAGTTATTACCCAATACTAAAGAAACGGATATTTTGTTTAAACCTGTTATTCGTTCAAGTAATAGCGTTTATTATCCGAATATTTTATCAAGTATTTTTATTCCTGCTAATGATGAATTAAATGATTATACGATCAACCTGATTAAAGAAGAATTTGAAGAAGGAAGTAATGTAAATCAAATTTCAAAAAATCTAAAACGATATAAAAATATAGATATTGAATCTCAGGCTATTCAAACTCTTATAGACAATAATTTTAGTGAACGAGAAGCTGAAATTGCAAAAACAGAAAACCAATACCGATACGATGAATATAAATTCATTACGGGAAAAGATAATGAAAGAGTTGAAGACAGATTAATTTTTTCCAAAATAGATAGTTCATATTTTCATAGCGATTTGATAAAATCCATTTACAAAATGGATAAGATAAAAATAACATCTGTACAAACATCCTATACAAGGCAGGAACCGATTTCTAAAAATTATTTTTTAGATGATGAGGACTTAGAGAAAGCAACAAAAGAAAGTATCACTAAAAAATTTACTTCCACTAATGGTAAGAATGCGAAATATTTGCCAGCGGTTGAGAGTTTTGGAGAAGGTGTTTTTTTTTGAATTTGACAATGATATTTTAAATAAGTGGATTGCAGATAATCTAAAGGTACAAGAACGAATTTCCATTATAACCGGTAACCACAGTCAATTGGAATCAAATTTTAATGATGACTTAATTTTAAGTCCAAAATACATTCTCATTCATACATTTTCTCATTTAATTATTAAAGAATTAGAATATTTGTGTGGTTATCCATCAACTTCTATTCAAGAAAGGTTATATATAGATGAGAGTTTAACAATGAATGGAGTTTTAATTTATACTATTGCTGGGTCAGAGGGAAGTTATGGCGGGATTACATCCATCTGCGATGATGACCGAATAGGAAAATTGATAGAATCTGCAATGATTCGTGCTACTGATTGTGCAACAGACCCAATTTGTTATCATACACATGGACAAGGTGTTGCAAATCTTAATCTTTCTGCCTGTTTCAGTTGTACTTTGCTTCCTGAAACATCTTGTGAAATGTTTAACTGCTATCTTGACAGAAGAATTTTAGTAGATAAAGATTATGGATATTTTAAAAACCTTTTCAATACGAAGAAATAAGCAATATTAATTTTTGAAAAGGTTAAATAATTCTGAAAATTAATAAAATAGGATGCCTGAACAACAAAATATAGAATATAAACAGAGTTGGCACGAAGAATATCTTAAGTGGGTTTGTGGTTTTGCAAATGCACAAGGTGGGCTGATTTACATCGGGAAAGACGATAATGGGGATGTCGTTGGTTTGGAAGATTATAAAAGGCTAATGGACGATATTCCCAACAAGATTCGTAACGCAATGGGGATAACTGTTGAGGTGAATTTACACGAGGAAGCAGGGAAACATTTCATTGAAATCGTTACGCATTCTTATTCCGTGCCTATTTCATTGCGTGGTAGATATTACTACCGTAGCGGAAGCACCAAGCAGGAATTGACAGGGGGCATCACTCAACGAGTTTTTGTTGAAGAAGTCGGGCAAGACGTGGGATGATGTGATTGAACCAAGAGCGACATTTGATGATATCGATGAAAATACTTTTTCCGCATTTCTAAAAATGTCAGAAGAAAAAGGTCGGATGCCCGAAACAATTGGTTTAACCATTCCACAGATATTTGATAAACTTCTGTTGACTGAAAATGGACAGTTGAAAAGAAGTGCTATTATTCTGTTTGGGAAAAATCCTGCAAAGTTTTATCCGAATACGTTTGTGAAAATCGGACGTTTCAGAGAGAACGATATTTTATTTCACGATGTAGCAGAGGGCAATTTGATTACACTTTTGCGAGAAGTTACGAATCAACTCAATCATAAGTATCTCACACAAAAAATTCATTTTGAGGGTTTGTATCGTATTGAAACAGGCGAATACCCTACACCTGCAATCAGAGAAATGTTATTGAACGCTTTGATACACCGTAATTATATGGGTGCAATGACACAAATCCGTGTGTATGACGATAGTATCAATGTGTGGAATGATGGAACATTGCCAGCAGGTATTAATTCAGAATCTTTGAAAAGACCGCATCGGTCAAATCCACGCAATCCGATTATTGCAGATGTTTGTTTCAAAGGAGGTTTGATTGATTCGTGGGGAAGCGGAACGATAAAAATCATTGACACTTGTAAACAAGCCGAACTACCCGAACCCGAACTTATTGAACAAGAGGGAGGTTTCTCGGTAACCCTTTTCAAAAATAAGTTGACAGTAGAACAGCTAAC
The Sphingobacterium daejeonense genome window above contains:
- a CDS encoding helicase-related protein, encoding MRRNFKSDNDYFFGNDKVSIGMWVGASTTPNSYKDAQKIYKKVFEEITKLNNGKTGDYRKVNTFPITNCSWCGCNSVSKNQFGKYDLGYTATDKSFSTHCLNSDCAFSEELPIYFVDDKIYQHPPTLLFATVDKFAMLSHREEGHKLFNSQEESKLPPDLIIQDELHLLSGPLGSITGLYESIVEMLSTKGNRKPKIITSTATTRNTEQQVAMLYGNRALNIFPPMGVTYDDNFFSFVSDDSKRKHIGFMPTGKTALNSQIRILGNLLLSRIELFKYYREKEQLTREDAIDRENNFWTIVSFYNSLRDVGKVYNKVPAEISDFLKLLHNRYQLNKQIYGFNYFGLSGRTKELTSRVESNSIKKLLNELEEPFNLVVKDEWNFVQNTVDLVLASNMFSVGIDIERLNVMLMNGQPKNVAEYIQASSRVGRKDKGIVINLLDANRSRDKSYFENYVPFNNAYYKFVEPLSVTPFTEIALDKVLASLLVCFVRHKQGLYLDKRAKDLLEIMKTLRNSFQIE
- a CDS encoding DUF1998 domain-containing protein — its product is MRVLEKVFFFEFDNDILNKWIADNLKVQERISIITGNHSQLESNFNDDLILSPKYILIHTFSHLIIKELEYLCGYPSTSIQERLYIDESLTMNGVLIYTIAGSEGSYGGITSICDDDRIGKLIESAMIRATDCATDPICYHTHGQGVANLNLSACFSCTLLPETSCEMFNCYLDRRILVDKDYGYFKNLFNTKK
- a CDS encoding AlbA family DNA-binding domain-containing protein, yielding MPEQQNIEYKQSWHEEYLKWVCGFANAQGGLIYIGKDDNGDVVGLEDYKRLMDDIPNKIRNAMGITVEVNLHEEAGKHFIEIVTHSYSVPISLRGRYYYRSGSTKQELTGGITQRVFVEEVGQDVG
- a CDS encoding ATP-binding protein, giving the protein MKKSGKTWDDVIEPRATFDDIDENTFSAFLKMSEEKGRMPETIGLTIPQIFDKLLLTENGQLKRSAIILFGKNPAKFYPNTFVKIGRFRENDILFHDVAEGNLITLLREVTNQLNHKYLTQKIHFEGLYRIETGEYPTPAIREMLLNALIHRNYMGAMTQIRVYDDSINVWNDGTLPAGINSESLKRPHRSNPRNPIIADVCFKGGLIDSWGSGTIKIIDTCKQAELPEPELIEQEGGFSVTLFKNKLTVEQLTKLGLNDRQLKAVEYVKEKGKITNKEYQELFEVARMTATRDLTELVEKAVFKSSEVKGAGAFYELL